The Chelonoidis abingdonii isolate Lonesome George chromosome 9, CheloAbing_2.0, whole genome shotgun sequence genome has a segment encoding these proteins:
- the SELENOS gene encoding selenoprotein S isoform X2, which produces MELGGEAPDLGRPPVEQEAIQALQQSVGSLLASYGWYFLFACVAVYLLVQKLAEKMRAQRRSRPHATGALLEPDVVVRRQEALAAARFRMQEQLNEQAEKFKEKQRQLEEEKRRQKVAMWESMQEGKSYKGNLKRSQQEIESAASPSSTVPKPKPNKKPLRGGYNPLSGEGGGTCAWRPGRRGGPSSGG; this is translated from the exons ATGGAGCTGGGCGGGGAGGCGCCGGATCTCGGCAGGCCCCCGGTGGAGCAGGAGGCGATCCAGGCCCTGCAGCAGTCGG TGGGCTCGCTGCTGGCCAGCTACGGCTGGTACTTCCTCTTCGCCTGCGTCGCCGTCTACCTCCTCGTTCAGAAGCTGGCAGAAAAGATGAGAGCTCAGAGGAGGAGCCGGCCCCATGCAACTGGGGCGCTGCTTG AACCTGATGTGGTGGTGAGACGGCAGGAAGCTCTGGCAGCAGCTCGCTTCAGGATGCAAGAGCAGTTGAATGAACAAGctgaaaaattcaaagaaaagCAAAGACAG cttgaagaagagaagagaaggcaaaaggtaGCCATGTGGGAAAGCATGCAAGAAGGAAAAAGCTATAAAGGAAATCTGAAACGGAGCCAG CAAGAAATAGAATCCGCTGCTTCTCCCTCGTCAACAGTCCCGAAGCCTAAACCTAACAAAAAGCCTTTGCGAGGAG GTTATAATCCTTTGTCTGGAGAAGGCGGTGGAACCTGTGCTTGGAGACCAGGTCGCAGAGGCGGTCCCTCTTCAGGTGGATGA
- the SELENOS gene encoding selenoprotein S isoform X1 encodes MELGGEAPDLGRPPVEQEAIQALQQSVGSLLASYGWYFLFACVAVYLLVQKLAEKMRAQRRSRPHATGALLEPDVVVRRQEALAAARFRMQEQLNEQAEKFKEKQRQLEEEKRRQKVAMWESMQEGKSYKGNLKRSQQEIESAASPSSTVPKPKPNKKPLRGGSYNPLSGEGGGTCAWRPGRRGGPSSGG; translated from the exons ATGGAGCTGGGCGGGGAGGCGCCGGATCTCGGCAGGCCCCCGGTGGAGCAGGAGGCGATCCAGGCCCTGCAGCAGTCGG TGGGCTCGCTGCTGGCCAGCTACGGCTGGTACTTCCTCTTCGCCTGCGTCGCCGTCTACCTCCTCGTTCAGAAGCTGGCAGAAAAGATGAGAGCTCAGAGGAGGAGCCGGCCCCATGCAACTGGGGCGCTGCTTG AACCTGATGTGGTGGTGAGACGGCAGGAAGCTCTGGCAGCAGCTCGCTTCAGGATGCAAGAGCAGTTGAATGAACAAGctgaaaaattcaaagaaaagCAAAGACAG cttgaagaagagaagagaaggcaaaaggtaGCCATGTGGGAAAGCATGCAAGAAGGAAAAAGCTATAAAGGAAATCTGAAACGGAGCCAG CAAGAAATAGAATCCGCTGCTTCTCCCTCGTCAACAGTCCCGAAGCCTAAACCTAACAAAAAGCCTTTGCGAGGAGGTA GTTATAATCCTTTGTCTGGAGAAGGCGGTGGAACCTGTGCTTGGAGACCAGGTCGCAGAGGCGGTCCCTCTTCAGGTGGATGA
- the SNRPA1 gene encoding U2 small nuclear ribonucleoprotein A', with amino-acid sequence MVKLTAELIEQAAQYTNAVRDRELDLRGYKIPVIENLGATLDQFDAIDFSDNEIRKLDGFPLLKRLKTLLMNNNRICRIGEGLEQALPNLQEIILTNNSIVELGELDPLATIKSLTYLSILRNPVTNKKHYRLYVIHKVPQIRVLDFQKVKLKERQEAEKMFKGKRGAQLAKDIAKRTKTFNPGAGLPTDKKKAGPSTGDVEAIKNAIANATTLAEVERLKGLLQSGQIPGRERKTGPTEDVEEEMEEDTVPNGS; translated from the exons ATGGTGAAGCTCACAGCGGAGCTGATCGAGCAGGCGGCGCAGTACACGAACGCCGTGCGGGACCGGGAGCTGGATCTGCGCG ggtACAAAATCCCTGTTATTGAGAACCTGGGCGCCACCTTGGACCAGTTTGATGCCATCGATTTCTCTGACAATGAGATCCGCAAGTTGGATGGGTTCCCTTTGCTGAAGAGGCTGAAAACATTACTGATGAATAACAACAGGATATG tCGGATCGGTGAAGGACTTGAACAGGCCTTACCCAACCTTCAGGAGATCATTCTTACCAATAATAGCATTGTGGAGCTG GGTGAACTGGATCCTTTGGCAACGATTAAATCACTGACTTACCTGAG TATTTTAAGGAACCCTGTAACAAATAAGAAGCATTACAGATTGTATGTAATCCACAAAGTCCCACAAATCAGAGTGTTGGATTtccagaaagtgaaactaaaa GAGCGTCAGGAGGCAGAGAAAATGTTCAAGGGCAAACGGGGTGCACAGCTTGCAAAGGATATTGCCAAGAGAACAAAAAC TTTCAATCCAGGTGCTGGCTTACCAACTGACAAAAAGAAAGCTGGGCCCTCCACAGGAGATGTTGAAGCAATTAAG AATGCCATAGCAAATGCTACAACTTTGGCTGAAGTAGAGAGACTCAAGGGTTTGTTGCAGTCTGGTCAGATACCTGGCAGAGAACGAAAAACAG GACCCACAGAGGATGTTGAAGAGGAGATGGAAGAAGATACAGTTCCCAATGGATCTTAA